The DNA segment AGCGAGGGTGGGCAGCAGGAGGAAGTGGGGATCCACCAGGATGGTACAGACTCTCTCCCATGCTGGGTTAAACTTCTTGAATACCTGGAGCATCTGGGCCAAGCCTTCAGCATCCTCCTTGGCAGGAATGGCGAAGTAGACTGCCCGGGCAAGATGACCCTCCAGCTGCACCCGAGGTCCATCCACCAGGAAGGTATATAACACCTTGCCCCTTGGGTTATAGGTCCGGTGGATAAATAAGATTtcaggaaaatgggcaaagactcCCTGCATAAAGCAGCTTTGATAGTTGAGGGCATCTAACTGGGCAGTCTTGCTAAGCTGACAGAGCAGCAGAGGTGGGCTTGGGTCCTCAATCAGGAGCTCATTCAGCATTGTCAGGGCCATGGGGGAGATGGGAGACATCTAGATGCCAAGGTCAAAATATCTGCTCTGTGAGGCTGCCGTATGGAaggctctcactctctctcaagCTCCAACTAAGTTGAGGCTTGAGGCCGGACTGCAGTTCCCAGATCTCGCTCCAAAGCTGGGCCTATGGAGAGGAACAGAGGTTTAAGGAGACAGTAGGGGCTTGACTCTTCAATTACGCATCCAGACATTTTATTGCTGATACTGTGTATCAGCACTGTTCTGGGGGATATGcaataaacatgtaaacaaacaaGGATATATCAGATAATGAAGTTTACGAAGACCACAAAACAGGGTAATAGTAAGCTGGAGAAGGGAAGGATACTTTAGCCAAAGTAACCAGTGAAGTCCTCtctggggggtggtgggaggatgACTTGGAGCTGAGAGCTAATTGATAAGAAGCCAGCACGGAAGGATTTGGTTCCATGAGATTTAAATGAGTGTGAAGGCCggagctgccttttttttttcccccttaaagagcattttaaatatttgtattgcaCTTTATATTTACAAATTACTTCTTGGCCTCCATTCTTTCATTGGTCCTGGTATATACAAGAGAACTGCAATTGCCCCAAACTTGCTGGGTGATCTTCGGCAAGTcagtgacctctctgagcttcagtcccTTCAACCATAAAACAGGATTAACAAATGTTCATAGTCTCTTCTCCCTCCACGTAAATCCCTCTATTAACTGCAATACTATGTTCACGTTTCCTCTATTTAGCCCCCAAACCGGGTTAccgtctccattttacagatgagaaactgaggctcaaagaggttaagtgacgtGCCCACCATTACTCTATAAGTAGCTGGAAGTTGAGTCTTTGGCTCGGGATTCTGGCTGCTTTCCACGGTACCTGAGGTTCACAaaccagagacagagagaggatgtGGCCTCTGACCTCTCACCTCTAACCCGGGTGGGAGGATGTGGATGTCTGACATTCCCATTCGGAGTCTGGCCGGAGCCAGAAGAGAAGTCAACCTCCCACCCCTTTGGGAGCTGTGTCATGGTGACTGCGGTCACCAGCTGCCTCACACCTCCACCCCTTCAGAAATTACTCACCCACAGCTTGGCTCCGTCGCCATTTCTCCCTATTTGACCCCGACTCTGACTCTGACTGACCTCTGGGCTCACCAACCGCGGCGCCAGCTTCGCCGTGACTCTGGCCAATGGCCTGAGGAATTTGCTTCCGGTCTTTGGCGCTCCGACCAACCGTAGCCCGACGACTCGTGGGCGGGTGCCGTTACCAGAGATACGAGGGGCCCGGCTGGCGGCAACCAATGAAAGCCTGAAGACACTAGCATCCTGGCGAGTCTGAGCACTGAGGCTGAAACTTTGGAGCCTCACGTGTGGGAAGAGCACAGGAAGTGTGCGTTACTATGGAAACTCCCTCcgaagccaaaaaaagaaaaaataaatggcagtgtttcacggatttttttcttttctggtcaaATTACAAAACCCCAGGAGGGTAGGAAGGGGTGCCTATGTAATGAATGGTACAGTGTCTTCTGCcttatggggaaactgagggccagGTCTCAAATTCCGCCTCTCCAACAGGGGTCAAGGGGCCCAACTCTTGGAATTAAAGAGACCCACACTTGAGAGAGCTGAACTCCGGTGTTGCCCAGCCCAACCCACTCCAGTATTTTGCTGGCGAGCTCCAGCACAGCGCTGTGACTGTTAAGGTCATCTTTTGACCTCGGTTCCCCTGAAGATGGCTCTTGGAAAGCTGGGTGGCTACCAGGCTTTAGGTGATTAAGACTGCAAACTACCAACAACAAAAGCCTGTGTTGGTGCTTAAAACTGCATTGAATCTAGAGGGTAAATTGGAATTAGAACAGGCCAACACActaatttttacagatgaggaaactggggtcaAAGAAATTAGGGACTTGCCCACAGTCTCCCAGCAAGTTGAGGGCAGTCAAGTCTCAGACCCAGGTTTCTTCCCTCCCAATCTATTTGGCTTCTTCCTGCTAGAATATGAGGCAGCCTGAAATCAATGTTGAAGGCTCTGTTGCAGGAAGAGGGTGAAGTAAGTGGCCGATTGCTACTCATTGAATCTGAAGTGTCAGGCTCCATTTGGTTCCACAACCCCCATCCGATTCCTTCCCTGTTCAGGCAGAACGCATTTCTCCtgcttctttgattttatttaaaaagcaaaaacaaaacaaaaactttaatatgaataaaaataggtACAAATAACAAATTCTTTGTAAAGAGCAGCAACAGCCAAGGATCACCCTCCTTCCTTTCGTCCCTGAAACCAGGCTCTTCTGTCAGGTCCGTTTTATCTCACCCTAACCTGGGGCAGGGTTTCATCTCTATGTAGTGAATAAGATCTAAATTCAGGGGTTGAGGGAGAACGAGGGACGACCCTTCAGCATGGAGATAACTTTGGCCTTGAACAATGAATGAGGCTCCCGAGGAAAATCAAAGGTAGGGCAGAAAAGGGGTAGATTCAAAGGACTGTCACACAGTGGGgctcttcttcttcctgttggaacAATTTTCCTCACCCTACCTAGGAAGACATTGGTTAAAACGCTGACACCTAGCATGTCCTGCCTGCTTTGAGCTCTCAGACTTCCAGGGAGAGTGGTCTGTGGCCCACTGCGCCAGTGCAGGTGCTTCAATCGTGAATTGTGGCTCCAGGAGGAGCgagtccctccccttcctcctgcttTCCCCAGAGGAAAGGGAGGCGGCCCACATCCTTGAAGTCCCCCAGCTGCTGACTGGGCTCAGGAGGCTGGCAGGAGGCCGCCCAGATGTCCACAATCTTGCGCAAGGTGGAACAGCGCTCCTCCAGCTCTGGTCCCTCGCTCTGCATCAGCAGGTTCGCGAGCTCCCTGCTTAGGTCCTGAATCATGTCGTTCCGTCCTTTCTCCCCTGGCTGGCCTGCATTCGGTATCAGGACAGGGTCCCGGAGCTCCCCGCTGGGCCCGAGGAGGTGCTGGTACCTCTTCTGCCACCGGCGGCACACCATGGCTTCGCCCACGGGCCTCTGGCTGGTGTGCAGCAGCGCCAAAATGTGCCGGCATGGCAGGTGGTACCGCTGTTGAAAGGAGCAGCTGCAGCTGCAGCCGTCCTTGCTCGCCTGGTGGGAGTCCTCTAGCAGCTGCACGTCCACGGAGCAGCCAGCCACGTCCACCAGGTGCGTGGAGTTCTGTACCACCGCCCACTCATTGTGGCATAGCTTGTAGGCCAGATCGGAGCCACTCTGGAGTAAGGAGTCTAGCATGCCGCCCTGGGAGGGCTGtccctggggctgctgctgcgGCGCCCGCACCTGCTGCAGCTCTGGCTGTGCCTCTTGCATGGGCAGCCTGATGAAGCTCCCTCCACAGATTCCAGAAGCCTTCTTGGACTTTGGTGCCTTGCTTGCTGACCGGGCTCTCTTTAACCTGGGGGGAGCAGTGGGAAAGTTCTTCAAGCCTTTGGTGTTAAAGAAGTCTATGTAATCCACAAAGCGGAGGATGCAGTCCAGCAGGGACTGCTGTTCCCGGAAGAGGCTCGACACCTTGCTGGTGACGACGTCCAGGCTGTCCATGTAGGTGTTACAGGCGTGCAGGCCCTTCCTGACGTGCATGTACCACAGCAGTTCACACGAGAACCAGTGGGCCTGAAGGAAGCTGAAGAGCTGCTCGTTGAGCAAGACTTGGGACATCTGGCAGAGATTTTGCAGGCTGGCCTCAGAAGTGACAAACACGGCCTCCCGCAGGGCTTCTTTCATGAGCCTTTTAAAGGATGGATCTGCTGAACTACGATGCAACTTCTTCTCCAAGAGTCGGGTCGTGTGATAGATGGAGAGGAGGATGCGGGCAGCAGGGAAGATCTCCTGCAGGATGGCTCGATGAGGGAAGGACGGGTCCACGAAGACCACCTTGACCTTGGGCCAATCTGAGTTGAACTCTGTAAAGATACTCAGCATCTTGGCCACGGAGGTGGCTGTCTCGGACTTGAGCACCGCAAAGTGTACCACTCGCCCCTCTCGTTCCTTGCTCTCCACCAAGAAAGCGTAGAGGATGTGGCCCTGGGCATTCTCCACCCGGTGCAACAAGAGATTCTCAGGGAAGCGGATGAAGAGGTCGCTCATCTTGCTGCTCTGGAAGCTGAGCCTGTCCAGGTCTTGGCTGCTGCCCACACTAAAGGAGGCCATGGAACCCACATCCACCTTAAGAAAGTTCTTCATCACTTTGGCTATCTTGGCCAGGTCAGAAGGAGTGATGCCCTCCTGCTCTGGCTTTGAGGGTGTTTGGACCTTATCTAAGCAAAATGATGGCTCAAACAGGGACTTCTCAGCTGTGCCAAGGTCTTTGTTGATCGTGGGCTGTGCAGGCTGGAGTTTCTTCTGAGATTTGCCAGTGGCGTCTCCTCTAGGACCCGCAGTTTTGGAGTCAACGTGTATATGCTGTGTGTTGAGTTCACTGATAAACAGCCTATCCAGTTTCTCATTGTACCGCAGGAGCAAGTATGCTGGGCACATAGCTGCCGCTGCTGTTCTCTTCCTGTTTGACTGGGTCCGAATACAGACAAATTTCACCTGCACATATCTAGGGAAGGCAgaggtgaaaatgaaaaaggtgCTGACCACCCCCTTTCTCTTACAAGTCAACGCCCTGCAGGGACTTACAGCGGCTGATACATTTCCGGGAGACCACAGTGCAATACAGGAAGTAGGAAAGGTTTACATTTTCTCTCCAGTCCCAAAGTATTCAGGTCTTTCTTCAAGACCCCATCCAACTAAAACACCCTTCATGTTCATCTACAGAAGTTCTAAGCCCCAGCTCCTTTTATTTACtctcattttcccatctgtagTTGTCAACAATTCGATCTGAGGCAAAGGTACAAGGGAAAATAGATAAGAGGCAGCAGCAGAGCTGGTTACTCACTGTTTAAAGTGGCCCCTTCATTCCTGCCTTTAGGGAGCCATtgcctcctctgccttctcctctcGGCAGCAAAAATAAAAGAGGCCTCGGGGGTTAGGGTGTATCTGGGATCTGGGGTCACCGctgacttaaagaaaaatgtcCACATCCTAAGAGAGTGAGAACCCCTGGGCTAGATGACCTTTAGGATCCTGCTAGCTTTCCATTCTAGGCTGAAAGTGCTGATTCAAAGGAGAACAGTAATTAAATTGAATATCTGCTCTTTTCCCCTTCCTATCCTCATTCAACCCATGCTTCAAGGCCCAAATCAGGCCCCACCTTCTCCAGGAAACCTTTATGGAGGCCCTCAAGCCACAGTAATTGCTCCTTACTTCAGATTCATAgcatttatttaaaggaaaaggcTTAGCAGATTTTCTGGGTAGCGGTAGTGGTTAAACGGTGGATATGCTGGAAGCTGACgctctggatttgaatccaggctctaCCACTCAgaagctgtttgaccttgggcaagtcacttcacctctctgtgtgcAGAGTAACTGCACAACTCCTCATCATAAAATGAAACTAATTAGggttgttatgaaaattaaataagccaCAGACATAAGATTTAGCCCAGAGCCTGGTTCAGCCTttcatttattctaaataaaagtCATCTACTGTTACTACAGCTCCTAAGCCTTGGGACCTTTTCTTGGGCATTTATGCAGTGTCTTTCCAattggatggggttgttttcaAGTGGCAAGAGCAAGTCAGTCCTCAGTGTATTCCAAGCACCTAACACCACTGCTGTTCCTTCAGCAGATGCTTGTGAAAGATGTGATGGATGAATGACTCAGGGACCACAGGTGGGCGGGACGGGTCACACCCCTGCCTCCTCAGAGAGTGTCCTAACCCAAAGATAGGGGAAGGGGGGAAAAATCTCAGCCCCTGGCATGACATGACACAGCCTGGGCATCTCACCAACTCCCTTCCAAACACTCTGGTCCAGCTGGTCCTGTTTGCTCATCCTGTGGGGAAGCTTAGAAAAATAGGAAGTCACGCCTGAAATAACAGGGCGGAGGGGCCTGAGGCTGAAAATGCCTGCATGTGTGGTGTGCGCAGTGCCAGGGCAGCAACACCGTCCCCAGCTCAGGGAGCAGCCCAGTAGCACGGCAAGGCCAGAGAGGGGTGACCGCGGTGTACCCTCTGCCTAACTCTTCCGCCTGTTTTCCACTGTCCCAACTGTCTTGTTTTATTGTACCCTAGAAAGACAAACTGTCTACTACTTCCCATGTTCACTACACTGTGTCTCACCTCGATGCCTTTGCTcgggttgtctttctgtctggaATGCCCCACCCATCTGTCTTCATCTCAGAGCTAACTCATCCTTCAGGACTACATGCAACTACCATCTTTCCTAGGATGCCTCCCCCAAGCCCTCAGATTGGGCCCTACCCTTCTGCTGGCTCAACATCTTAGCATAGATCTTAGCTCATAACTTTATATTGACTTCACGTGTTCACAGTATATGCTTGTTAACctatctttttttcccaaaaaaaagATACTGGTGAGTGCCAACCATAAAGCTCTTTCCACCTTTCCTGGTTCTATTAATGATTGCGCCTCCCAGGGTGGAGACATTGGCATTCTTTTTAATTCCTCCTTCTCCATGTCTATATCCAGTGTGGTAagtcttttaaattctttcttcccACTATTACACATATTAAGaattattatatgccaggctACATGTAAGCCCCTTACATGCATCCTTTTACACTAAGAAAAGGGTTCtatcatccacattttacagatgaggcaacaggCTTAAAGAGCTTCTCAAGGATGAGAATCTGGGATTTAATCCTCCAGCTAAAACTGGACGACCTGGGATGTGAACTAAGCCTGCTTGGCTACAGTCTATGTAGTTAACCATTATGTTGCCTGTCTTCTTTCAAAATACTTCTCCCTCTCTGAATTCTCATTTTTACCCTCCTCAACTTGACCCTCAATGCTTTGATTGTTCAGGTTCAATAACTTCCTTAAAGATCTCTAAACATACTGTCCTTGTTTGGTGCGTGACATGCACCATGCACGTCAAACTTAAAGGGTACTAGGTTAAAGCCTCtgttattttttcctgcttcccttaatcttttttaattttaacttttaaattttttggctgcaccatgcggcttgcaggatcttagttccctgaccagggattgaacccgggccctcagcactgaaagtgccaagtcctaaccaccagaccgccagggaattcccctgctTCCCTTAATCTCTGGTATTGAGTATAATATACACACAGTGAAATACACAAATCTTTTGTAAGAATTCTTTGAGCACTGTAgtaattttaatctgtatttatttctatctCCCAGGTGAAAGCATAGACTCTCTTCAAGACAGGGATGgggttttatacttttctgaatcTCCCTTAGTGCTTACATCCAAGTGTGCTCAGCCAGGATCTGGAAGAAGGGAGTCAGCCAGTCTTGCTTCCTTTCAATGTTCTCTGTACATGtttatttcctctacctggacTGTGCCCCCAGTGtactcccagtgcctggcactgcaCCTGGCACAGACTAGGTGCTCTGAACACACACCCTGAATGAACATTAAATGAGTGATTGCATGACACAGAAAATTCTCCTTTTAACATGAGTAGCACATTAGGAAGACCACTGGGAGAGTTCTGTCAGGTGACTTGGCTTCTATCCCAGCACTATTACTAACTATAACTTTGGACAAGTCCTTTGTTTAATTTCAAACATTTACTAAGTCCTACTATGTACCAAACACTATACTAGTTGCTCAGAAGGCTACAGAGACAAATTAGGTAGTCTCTACTCTCAAAGTCTAGTGAGCAGAGAGATTATTACACAGATGGCCAGTAAAGCCAAAACTAAGTGAATGGTTAAATAGAGGTACAAGCAATATACCTATAATTGAATAAAGAGTGATTTACCCTGACTATAGGGATTGGAACAGATCTAAAGCTTTTGATTAATTTCACATAAGATTTGTGTCCTTGTTGCATGTAAATTGCACCTTGAGCAACGAACAGAATTTTTACAGGTGGAGTCAAGCCATTTTAGACAACATAACCTGAGTTACGAACAAGAATCTGGAACCAGAAGATCTGAGTTTATATTCCAGCTTTACCACTTAGCtatgtgaacttggacaagtcacttcacttccTCTCAGCCTCCAATTCTTatctataaatatagaaataacaaGAGTACTGATCTACGAATAATCAGTACCTGATCCAAGAATAATCAGTACCACTAAAAGTGGATTCATTTAAAAGGCtgtggcagacagagaaagataactactgtatgatatcacttatatgtggaatctaaaaaatacaacaaactagtgaatataacaaaaaagaagtagattCACAGACAAAgggaacagactagtggttaacagtggggagagggaagcggggagggaaaATATAGGGGGTAGGGGATTAAGtggtacaaggatatattgtacaacatagggaatatagccaatattttataataagtataaaaggagtaaaacctttgaaaattgtaaatcactatactgtacacctgtaacttatataatattgtacatcaactattcttcaattaaaaacaaaaaaaggctgtAGCAGGATTGGTTGGTGGCCAACCCAACATTCCTtagccccctccttccttccttcctaactgAAGGCCAATTATATTCAGGTTGCCATTCCTCTCCCACATAGCTAAGTGCTTCGGGGCTACTCTAAGCGAATTAAGGTAATCTCGTTAGGAATGGCCATGGATACTGGCCCAATTCTGCACAAAGAAACATGATAGGAAATGTGCAGGAAACCCAGGCAGGCTTTTGCCTCTGGATGTGACTCTTACATTTGTGCCATGTGGCGAGCCATCCTGAGGGCAACGCTGAGACCTGAGGATGGCAGAGTGGAAAGACGGGAAAAGCCTGGGCCGCTGAAACAATCACCTTCTCTGGGCTAAGAAATAATGCATTTTGAGTCAGGGTTTTTGGTTAattacagccaaaaaaaacctcGCCAGAAACCACATTTCACAGGAaattagtgggaaaaaaagatttgagcaatctttaaaaaaatgagatgaaaattatgaaaatattatatttaatgaaatttaagTTATAATGGCAGCTATCTGCCAATTCTTAGAATAATCAAAGAACCACTTAAagcatcaacttttttttttcttggtatatcTCCCCCAAACACTCCGATACTTTATTTCCTGTCTTACTTTTGCAATATGTAAGGGTCAATTTTACCAAAATATTCCTGGGCTTTATCACGTTTGCCAAGggcctaatttaattttttactatgCAAATCCTTTGCTTTTCACGTCTGTACATATCATTGTCCTGCTGATTTCCCTTTCCATTTGTCAACTGGCATAAGGCTGCAGGTGATGTAAGGATTTCTCTATCATTACTTTCAGGGACTTCACCAAGTCCTACAGCTCTTGGAAGACATGCAATTTCAGTTTGCAAtcagttttatttgcattttataatcCTTATGTTTACCACATCTATTCACTTGCCAAAAACTCACTACCATAGATGTTGATGGAACCGGTAGGATAAGCAGGAAGGAATGACTAAGTAGTGACTAATTTTTAAAGTGGCTAGTTTGTTAGCAAGATTTGTGCTTTCCTACGGAGCCTTGTGATTAGTGAtacatggaaaaatgaaaactcagaTAACAATGGCTTAGTTCAAAGAGTGTGATGAGGATTAAACAAAACAATGTCTGTAAAGCTCTCAGCAGAGTGTCTAGAACATGTTCcaaaaaagtattcaaaaaaGGTAGTTATTAAACTGAACAGCAATGGAGAGAGACATTGGAATACTTCACGGTTTGAAGACTAGCAATCCCCCAAAgacataacaaaaagaaaaacacaacagcCTTATGTAAAAATATGGGAAGGGAAACTGGGCATAAAATCACAGAATCTCCCAGTCGATTGGGACTTTGGGTCATTTAGTAGTACCTCCCACAACACATTTTTCTGACTCTTAAAAGTACCGGGGcttgaacttccctggtggtgcagcttAAAAATACCGGGGcttgaacttccctggtggtgcagcggttaagaatccgcctgccagggacttccctggtagcgcagtggttaagaatccgcctgccaatgcaggggatacgggttcaatcgctggtccgggaagatcccacatgccacggagcaactaagcccgtgcgccacaactactgaggctgcactctacagcccgcgagccacaactactgaagcccatgcgcctagagtccgtgctccgcaacaagagaagccaccgcaatgagaagcccatgcaccgcaaggaagagtagcccccgctcaccgcaactggagaaagcccgcaggcagcaacgaagacccaacgcagccaaaaatgataaataaaataaaataaaataaaatttattttttaaaaaagaatctgcctgccaatgcaggggacacgggttcaaaccctgccccgggaagatctcacatgctgcagagcaactaagcccatgcgccacaactactgagcccgtgagccacaactactgaagcccgcgtgcctagagcccatgctccgcaacaagagaagccaacgcaatgagaagtctgtacactgcaacaaagaatagcccccgctcgccacaactagagaaagcccacgcgcagcaacgaagacccaacgcagccaaattaattaattaattaaatttaaaaaaaaatactggggcttccctggtgatccagtgggtaagactgcacaccccatgcagggggcccgggttccatccctggtcggggaactagatcccgcatgccgcacataagcccgcatgctacaacgaagatcctgcatgccgcaactaagacgcgggacagcctaaataaataaataaatatttatttatttaagaaaaaaaaaaacctactactTTCCATCATGTACTCCAGTTATGACtttggcaaatatttactgagcgctATGCTTCAGCAACTGCATGTATTTAATCTTCACCACATCCTTCTCATTCTACAGAGGATGAAACTGTGTCATGGAGATTAAaagtcttgcccaaggtcagagttaaagcctgtcttttttttttttttggttcttatatatatatatatatatatatatatatatatatatatatatacatattttttttttttttttaatttctggctgtgttgggtctttgttgctgtgcataggctttctctagctgccgtgagcaggggctactcttcattgaggtctaaccactggaccgccaggaattcCCTTTTACtactattttaaagaaatcattattTCTGTGATTAGAGTTTAATATTTGTCTCCCTGGCTGGAGgggaagctccatgagggcagggactcaaTTTATCTTTTCAACACTGTGTCTCAGACACTAGCATGGAGAAAGTTTTCAGTTAACGATTGGTAAAATCAATGAATTAAAGGGCTCATACAATGTAATAAGTGATGtagagtaatctccaaaatatgctgacaagtgagaaaagcaaaggTGC comes from the Delphinus delphis chromosome 15, mDelDel1.2, whole genome shotgun sequence genome and includes:
- the ZSWIM3 gene encoding zinc finger SWIM domain-containing protein 3 isoform X1, with protein sequence MELGSCFKTYEDFKECFSAYKKENRCSFILRDCVSVRFHNLNHGTSIREDILYVQVKFVCIRTQSNRKRTAAAAMCPAYLLLRYNEKLDRLFISELNTQHIHVDSKTAGPRGDATGKSQKKLQPAQPTINKDLGTAEKSLFEPSFCLDKVQTPSKPEQEGITPSDLAKIAKVMKNFLKVDVGSMASFSVGSSQDLDRLSFQSSKMSDLFIRFPENLLLHRVENAQGHILYAFLVESKEREGRVVHFAVLKSETATSVAKMLSIFTEFNSDWPKVKVVFVDPSFPHRAILQEIFPAARILLSIYHTTRLLEKKLHRSSADPSFKRLMKEALREAVFVTSEASLQNLCQMSQVLLNEQLFSFLQAHWFSCELLWYMHVRKGLHACNTYMDSLDVVTSKVSSLFREQQSLLDCILRFVDYIDFFNTKGLKNFPTAPPRLKRARSASKAPKSKKASGICGGSFIRLPMQEAQPELQQVRAPQQQPQGQPSQGGMLDSLLQSGSDLAYKLCHNEWAVVQNSTHLVDVAGCSVDVQLLEDSHQASKDGCSCSCSFQQRYHLPCRHILALLHTSQRPVGEAMVCRRWQKRYQHLLGPSGELRDPVLIPNAGQPGEKGRNDMIQDLSRELANLLMQSEGPELEERCSTLRKIVDIWAASCQPPEPSQQLGDFKDVGRLPFLWGKQEEGEGLAPPGATIHD
- the ZSWIM3 gene encoding zinc finger SWIM domain-containing protein 3 isoform X2, with product MELGSCFKTYEDFKECFSAYKKENRYVQVKFVCIRTQSNRKRTAAAAMCPAYLLLRYNEKLDRLFISELNTQHIHVDSKTAGPRGDATGKSQKKLQPAQPTINKDLGTAEKSLFEPSFCLDKVQTPSKPEQEGITPSDLAKIAKVMKNFLKVDVGSMASFSVGSSQDLDRLSFQSSKMSDLFIRFPENLLLHRVENAQGHILYAFLVESKEREGRVVHFAVLKSETATSVAKMLSIFTEFNSDWPKVKVVFVDPSFPHRAILQEIFPAARILLSIYHTTRLLEKKLHRSSADPSFKRLMKEALREAVFVTSEASLQNLCQMSQVLLNEQLFSFLQAHWFSCELLWYMHVRKGLHACNTYMDSLDVVTSKVSSLFREQQSLLDCILRFVDYIDFFNTKGLKNFPTAPPRLKRARSASKAPKSKKASGICGGSFIRLPMQEAQPELQQVRAPQQQPQGQPSQGGMLDSLLQSGSDLAYKLCHNEWAVVQNSTHLVDVAGCSVDVQLLEDSHQASKDGCSCSCSFQQRYHLPCRHILALLHTSQRPVGEAMVCRRWQKRYQHLLGPSGELRDPVLIPNAGQPGEKGRNDMIQDLSRELANLLMQSEGPELEERCSTLRKIVDIWAASCQPPEPSQQLGDFKDVGRLPFLWGKQEEGEGLAPPGATIHD